The Malus sylvestris chromosome 14, drMalSylv7.2, whole genome shotgun sequence genome segment TTCAACTGGTAACCCACGAAATTCTTCGTGGCTTGGACGTGTTTGGGGATGCCCGTGGATGAGAAATTAGGACAGCGGAGAAATAGGAGACAGAGATGTGAATGGCGCTACAAATGCAGTCATGTTTAGTCAACCAATACAGTAATGCTCAAGGACAGCAAGAAAACTTACTTCAAAACGAAATGCTTACTGAAACTGATTCCATTGATCTGAGAGTAGATACAGAACAAACAAAAGAATCATGCATGAACATTGCTAGTCAACTTCTCAAAACTTAGTTCGATGTGCCATAACGAATCTGTCAACATTCACAATAAGGTGGTGATATTATAGCATAAATAAGTTCCCTAAAGTACCAAGACAGATTTCTTCATCCCCAATTCTGACTTTCCTTAAAGGAAATCATGGCATTGGAAATGTTATTGGTTTTGTCTAACTTCGTCAAAAGCTCGTCCAAATATTGGGGTAAATGAATTATGAGCATTGTCTCCAAATTCTGGGCATACTCGAGTATATACCTGATTAGCTCAACTCCATTAGTCCCGTGAGAAAGCTCAATGGAAACCTCCTTAAGCTGATGAATAAAAGCAAAGTTTTGCATCTTCCAATATCCCATATTAAACCCACATGCCTGCAAGGGAAAAAAGATAATGGAATCAATTGGGGATCTCCTAACGAGTCTAAACCAAATATAATGAAAGGACAACTGCATTATCTTAAGGCCGTGATGAATATGAGCCTGAGGATACAGTTTACACAAGGAAAGAGAGAAGGAAGCAAGTAGCAACAGACTTTAACTTACATCATATTCATCGCCATAAAGAGGGCGCTTAGAATTCATGTATAAAGTACACAGATTGGGCATTCCTTTGAAAAGAGAGACTACTGCTGGGACCAACTCATCACCAAAGCTTTTAATATGTATATGGAGAGATGAAACATTATCAAACGATGTTGGAATGGATCCTTCCTGATACGAAGCCTACAATAAATAATGTTTCACAATTTCTTTGACTCATTTCAACAAGACTAATAAAAAGCAATATCCGTCTTCAAGCTTAAAAGTCTACTGATACATGAGAACAATATATATTAGCTTACCCTATCACCCCatacaagaaataaataaaagatttaAGTTCAAATTGCCAACACAAAAATATATCAGTCTGATCTAAAGAGTTCTGGTTCACAGTACCTTAATTGTCGCTTCATTTATGCTAAGAACTTTAACCCGGCATAAACTGGAAAGAACTTCAAGTACATCGCTAGAGCCATCTACTTCAGGCTTCAGAAGAATAGCAGCTTCTTCTAAGAATTCTAATTTTCCGATATTTCGGCTTTCCATCAAATTCCCCTTCCAACTCAAATATTTAAGACTTGGGGCATTAATATTTAACGATTTTTCTCTAGGAGAGTGAAGCAGCCAGTCGATAACTATTTCTTCAAGTTTATCGCCTCTGATGTCAACTGTGTCAGTTAAATTGTCCcccacaaaagaaaattttttCAAAGACGAGCTTTCAATGGTGGTATCTCGTATATGAATTCCATCAAGAGTCAACTCCTCAATGCATTTGCACCAACATGAGATCCATTTGGAAAACCCCTGTTCTACTATGCCGCTTTTCAACTTCAAGTATTTGAGATTTGAGGAAAACGCAAAAGAGGGCACGTGAAGCACTATAGGACCCAGGTCCACTGACAGAGACGTCAAAGATCGACAAAGAAAGACAGAAGACGGAAACACCGGAGCTATCGCCTCTCCAGGACCAATATCAAGATCAAGCTCCTCAACATTACACCGGACTGCATTGTGTATCCACGACATCATTCGAAAATACTCATCACAGGAGCACAGTGTttcatcatcatcctcatcatcgTCATCGACATGACCATCACTATCACTCTCACTAACGTCTACAAAGTGACTCATCCAACAAACACGAAGGCGCTGTATCTTATTATTACCACGAAGAAAGAAGAACCTATCCATACAATTCAACCACCTTTGCAGCTTACTACACTTGGCATCAGACAAACGAGGAAGTTCATCAATGTTCAAAAATGGAGCTGACAGATAGAGTTCCCTGCATCGTCTGGACACGCAGCCGAAACGGGCAAGGTGCGAGATAGTCAGGAAAGAAAGTATGTGGTGGGCAACATGGTCAGGAAGATTACTAAATCTGTCAATCATCCTCCTCTTACCATCAactccctcaccctcacaacTTCCAGTATCCATTGACTTGCGCCAGTAATTACTCAGAAATAAATTATCTGGAAAACCCCTCTTTCAATTCACTCACAGAAAAATTGAATTATCCAGAAACTAGAACATCAATTTGATTCATTTCTACAACGAACAAAAGTAAAGATGCGTTCTTTTGGTCGGAAACTAGAACATACCCAGATTCTGCTTACTAGGAAGACTAGGAGGATGTGCAAGCCGGACTGGGTCGATGCAGATTCTGGAAATGTGATTGATTTGCAAGTTCCCCTCTCGAAAACCTAAACCTAATTTTGCGCATTTGGGGGTGTCCTTCTCGTGTGATTCCTGCAGGGGTTTTCTAATTTCTATGGCATCGGttaaagtaaggggaaaattggttttaacccATCAAAATATGGGTACGGGTTCTAAAATGGTTTATGGGCTTTCCGTGTGTGAACATATGCTAGTAATACTATAATatatactattattaagagaatcCTCTTTGTCAACTATTTTGCCAACTTTTTCCAATTTTGCCtctcatttttttaatacacaatGTTGAGATAAAGAgggcaaaataataattttgttcCTTTTGACAAAAAGACAATCATATCCCTAAAAAGAGAGGTTAACGGTAGTTGGTAAAGTGTGAAACTGACTGCCCCCACTTCCTTTTCAAAGTGCGaaaaatggggggggggggggggggggacagaGAAGAACAAAAGGCAACAAGgcaagaaagcaaaagcaaaaacaaaacaaaaaaaaggagaggAGCACAAAAGGGTTGATGGCGAGGAGGAAAGAAAATCTGATGAAAGCCCCTGAATACAAGCTCAAACacatcaaagaaacaaaacttgatcaaaaaacaaaaaatggcgATGGCGTCGAAGACAAACATAGTGTTTGCCTACACAGTGATTTACGTGAAGGATGTTGCCAAATCCACAACCTTCTATTCCAAAGCCTTCGGCTACGATATTCGTCGCTTGGAAGACTCCAACATGTACAAACATGTTTTTAGGAAAATTATTTTctcacatcatttttttttcttttcaattgttTGTCATGTACCTATTGACTGCATATAGGAAGGTTTTGTAAATAATcatgaagaaatttaataatttaataatttaggTGGGGGGAGTTAGAAAGCCGGCAAACGACGATAGCATTCACACCGCTACATCAGCAAGACCGATAATTTGACAGGTACCGTCTAGACCCCAAGCTCCTACCGTGAGAGGCAGCCGATTAAGGTTTGCTTTGCGTACAGTGACGTTGATGCTGCCTATAAGGTAAAATCGTAATTAGCTGCCTTAACATGAAGGATACCATGTTCTGGTTTAAAACTCTTtttatctttcttggttttggcttttgtttctcTATTGTGCATAAACCAAGAAGAGACACCCATCACGGGGATTTCGAACCAAAGTAGAAAGCCATAGGCCACTGGAGATCTGCAGCAACAACAAGCGTGAACCTGCGAAATGGGAAAGTGGCAACAAACACGAACCTACAGCAGAggaagacaaaaaataaaatgaaattgttcacacacacaaagtgtgtgctcatctactagtaataataataataataaaagatgaCATGTATAGGAGGTATGAGACGGTGGGGTGCATAGGGAATGGTCAAGTTGTCGCGTATATTATATTTGATGGAAATTTGAATGAGATGAGAAAATAGACAATATGCGATAAATAAGCTAAAAATGTTAAGTCTTTCTTAAAAGAAATTTCGgggaaaaatcaaaatcaaacacATTCTTTAGGGGAATTTGAATTTCGATCGGTTTACTTTTTTCAATGTTTAGAGGAAGAAtaaaaacttttatttttgttgtggtctattttatctgataaggagagagagggtcggcggcaaggaggagaaagagagagatgtgtttgtagaattgtaggagaatgtgtgttattatccctcctacattgtgcatTTATTCATAGTAATAtaaggagagaagatattccttcatccccaaggaatacaagatacaataggaaataatacctagaatcaaatctaatttaggatttacacaatcacacttaaactaggaatgtttacaacactctcccttgtgtgtgtatatactcAAGGTAAAtttagcatcatgcagaagttgaggaagtcgacttattgacactaattttaaggaacaacgcttattctcaataaggtaggaacttgcataagtagaaAGTCTCACtataaaaaccctaaggctatggcaaaaactcGAGTAGGAACAAAATCCTTagtctaaggccatctccaaccgaagggtctagagggccgaaaatagcctgaaaaccgtctccaactgagggtcGTGGGCCCCACagaatctgaaagggccaaagggctagtCGCATGCAGCTAGCCAGCCAGCCCGGGACTAGCCATAAATTCCAGCAatcctgtcggatataaccaacaagaatatatttaatataaatttattCATGTTGGTTATATCCAACAAGAATGcttaaacaaaaatttgaatccaacggttaaCTAACGCCAATTACTgttggattcaattttttttttttaatttattggtgggcccttttttttaattcttaaaaattctaaatttttttcctataaatacctaaacaattcatgtagtttttaaatttaagttatattttttaaatataagttgtagtttttaaatttaaataaaaaattatgtttgaccatttggcccttggttggagacggttttttatgacagggctaaaacaagccctatggccctttggccctcagttggagatgaaggcaaatatggtcatgtaatgttcattaaaatattaatattttggaGAGAGCCCTTTGGCCAGCCattggttagagatggcctaaggaaaaatgcgtgagaaatgcaaagtcaaaagaaaagtCTAGATGACGTCATCaaggatatgaccagcccaatgtgggtgcctcgttaaaacctagttaggtagcaaaaacccagtgagAAAAAAGCTCCTATTTGTAGGCAAAAAGCCCAACGTGGGTGCCTGGTAAAAACCTATTTAAGTAAcaattttgttattgttaatttttttttttaattatgtgaAACTAAAGAAGTTGAGCCTATATATATTTCCTCCAaaccacaaaatattttttaaaaataataattccgGCCAATAGGTCCTTTACCAcagtaataaaaaaatattgaaccTTTGCAGGATGATGTAAGTTTAAATCATATcgatgactaatctaacataattttttttaattattttagattATTCcattagggggcgtttgtttgccctcgtTAACTCTCACTGGATTGGACTGGACTAAGGATTAGTCCAGTCCCATGTTTGGTCCCTGCTGGAACTAACTTTAATGGCACTAACCTTCACTCGCCCCGACTAACCATGGGATTAGCCGGTTTTCGTGAAACCCCTCAAAAACTATGGAATTGCTAGTC includes the following:
- the LOC126599325 gene encoding F-box/LRR-repeat protein At4g14103-like isoform X4; the encoded protein is MDTGSCEGEGVDGKRRMIDRFSNLPDHVAHHILSFLTISHLARFGCVSRRCRELYLSAPFLNIDELPRLSDAKCSKLQRWLNCMDRFFFLRGNNKIQRLRVCWMSHFVDVSESDSDGHVDDDDEDDDETLCSCDEYFRMMSWIHNAVRCNVEELDLDIGPGEAIAPVFPSSVFLCRSLTSLSVDLGPIVLHVPSFAFSSNLKYLKLKSGIVEQGFSKWISCWCKCIEELTLDGIHIRDTTIESSSLKKFSFVGDNLTDTVDIRGDKLEEIVIDWLLHSPREKSLNINAPSLKYLSWKGNLMESRNIGKLEFLEEAAILLKPEVDGSSDVLEVLSSLCRVKVLSINEATIKASYQEGSIPTSFDNVSSLHIHIKSFGDELVPAVVSLFKGMPNLCTLYMNSKRPLYGDEYDACGFNMGYWKMQNFAFIHQLKEVSIELSHGTNGVELIRSVIDKLFERDPWQQH
- the LOC126599325 gene encoding F-box/LRR-repeat protein At4g14103-like isoform X2, with the protein product MDTGSCEGEGVDGKRRMIDRFSNLPDHVAHHILSFLTISHLARFGCVSRRCRELYLSAPFLNIDELPRLSDAKCSKLQRWLNCMDRFFFLRGNNKIQRLRVCWMSHFVDVSESDSDGHVDDDDEDDDETLCSCDEYFRMMSWIHNAVRCNVEELDLDIGPGEAIAPVFPSSVFLCRSLTSLSVDLGPIVLHVPSFAFSSNLKYLKLKSGIVEQGFSKWISCWCKCIEELTLDGIHIRDTTIESSSLKKFSFVGDNLTDTVDIRGDKLEEIVIDWLLHSPREKSLNINAPSLKYLSWKGNLMESRNIGKLEFLEEAAILLKPEVDGSSDVLEVLSSLCRVKVLSINEATIKASYQEGSIPTSFDNVSSLHIHIKSFGDELVPAVVSLFKGMPNLCTLYMNSKRPLYGDEYDACGFNMGYWKMQNFAFIHQLKEVSIELSHGTNGVELIRYILEYAQNLETMLIIHLPQYLDELLTKLDKTNNISNAMISFKESQNWG
- the LOC126599325 gene encoding F-box/LRR-repeat protein At4g14103-like isoform X1; protein product: MDTGSCEGEGVDGKRRMIDRFSNLPDHVAHHILSFLTISHLARFGCVSRRCRELYLSAPFLNIDELPRLSDAKCSKLQRWLNCMDRFFFLRGNNKIQRLRVCWMSHFVDVSESDSDGHVDDDDEDDDETLCSCDEYFRMMSWIHNAVRCNVEELDLDIGPGEAIAPVFPSSVFLCRSLTSLSVDLGPIVLHVPSFAFSSNLKYLKLKSGIVEQGFSKWISCWCKCIEELTLDGIHIRDTTIESSSLKKFSFVGDNLTDTVDIRGDKLEEIVIDWLLHSPREKSLNINAPSLKYLSWKGNLMESRNIGKLEFLEEAAILLKPEVDGSSDVLEVLSSLCRVKVLSINEATIKASYQEGSIPTSFDNVSSLHIHIKSFGDELVPAVVSLFKGMPNLCTLYMNSKRPLYGDEYDACGFNMGYWKMQNFAFIHQLKEVSIELSHGTNGVELIRCFEFFCSLRKAKLLFVKEPTIRVCYRQALRKGSMAAALDDASSLRIHIERFVD
- the LOC126599325 gene encoding F-box/LRR-repeat protein At4g14103-like isoform X3; this translates as MDTGSCEGEGVDGKRRMIDRFSNLPDHVAHHILSFLTISHLARFGCVSRRCRELYLSAPFLNIDELPRLSDAKCSKLQRWLNCMDRFFFLRGNNKIQRLRVCWMSHFVDVSESDSDGHVDDDDEDDDETLCSCDEYFRMMSWIHNAVRCNVEELDLDIGPGEAIAPVFPSSVFLCRSLTSLSVDLGPIVLHVPSFAFSSNLKYLKLKSGIVEQGFSKWISCWCKCIEELTLDGIHIRDTTIESSSLKKFSFVGDNLTDTVDIRGDKLEEIVIDWLLHSPREKSLNINAPSLKYLSWKGNLMESRNIGKLEFLEEAAILLKPEVDGSSDVLEVLSSLCRVKVLSINEATIKASYQEGSIPTSFDNVSSLHIHIKSFGDELVPAVVSLFKGMPNLCTLYMNSKRPLYGDEYDACGFNMGYWKMQNFAFIHQLKEVSIELSHGTNGVELISLRKAKLLFVKEPTIRVCYRQALRKGSMAAALDDASSLRIHIERFVD
- the LOC126599325 gene encoding F-box/LRR-repeat protein At3g58900-like isoform X5: MDTGSCEGEGVDGKRRMIDRFSNLPDHVAHHILSFLTISHLARFGCVSRRCRELYLSAPFLNIDELPRLSDAKCSKLQRWLNCMDRFFFLRGNNKIQRLRVCWMSHFVDVSESDSDGHVDDDDEDDDETLCSCDEYFRMMSWIHNAVRCNVEELDLDIGPGEAIAPVFPSSVFLCRSLTSLSVDLGPIVLHVPSFAFSSNLKYLKLKSGIVEQGFSKWISCWCKCIEELTLDGIHIRDTTIESSSLKKFSFVGDNLTDTVDIRGDKLEEIVIDWLLHSPREKSLNINAPSLKYLSWKGNLMESRNIGKLEFLEEAAILLKPEVDGSSDVLEVLSSLCRVKVLSINEATIKACGFNMGYWKMQNFAFIHQLKEVSIELSHGTNGVELIRCFEFFCSLRKAKLLFVKEPTIRVCYRQALRKGSMAAALDDASSLRIHIERFVD